Proteins from a genomic interval of bacterium:
- a CDS encoding crotonase/enoyl-CoA hydratase family protein has protein sequence MADELLLERRGRILVMTLNRPEAKNAVNTPLADAMVAATQQLDEDDDLTIGVLTGADGGFSSGMDLKAFASGGPPANFGTFLRNGAKKPLIAAIEGFALAGGLEIALTCDLLVAAKGVKIGIPEVKRGLFAAGGGLFRLSSRVPYGTAMELALTGDPIQSEQAHEIGLINHLAEPGKALEVALELAERIAENAPLSVAASKEIVHDSIGRPEAESWKAQDAYMGKIFGSEDAKEGATAFAQKRKPEWKGR, from the coding sequence ATGGCAGACGAACTTCTTCTCGAGCGGCGGGGACGCATCCTCGTCATGACCCTCAATCGACCGGAAGCGAAGAACGCGGTCAACACCCCGCTGGCGGACGCGATGGTCGCCGCGACGCAGCAGCTCGACGAGGACGACGACCTCACGATCGGCGTGCTGACCGGCGCGGACGGCGGCTTCAGCTCGGGCATGGACCTGAAGGCCTTCGCCTCGGGCGGCCCGCCGGCGAACTTCGGCACGTTCCTGCGAAACGGCGCGAAGAAGCCGCTGATCGCGGCGATCGAAGGCTTCGCGCTCGCGGGTGGCCTCGAGATCGCGCTGACCTGCGATCTCCTGGTCGCGGCCAAGGGCGTGAAGATCGGCATCCCGGAGGTCAAGCGCGGCCTCTTCGCGGCGGGCGGCGGCCTCTTCCGCCTGAGTTCACGCGTCCCCTACGGCACGGCCATGGAGCTCGCGCTGACCGGCGACCCGATCCAGTCGGAGCAGGCCCACGAGATCGGGCTGATCAACCACCTCGCCGAGCCGGGCAAGGCCCTCGAGGTCGCCCTCGAGCTGGCCGAGCGGATCGCCGAGAACGCACCGCTCTCCGTCGCCGCGAGCAAGGAGATCGTCCACGACTCGATCGGCCGCCCCGAGGCCGAGAGCTGGAAGGCCCAGGACGCATACATGGGCAAGATCTTCGGCAGCGAGGACGCGAAGGAAGGTGCGACCGCCTTCGCCCAGAAGCGCAAGCCGGAATGGAAGGGACGCTAG
- a CDS encoding acetyl-CoA C-acetyltransferase, translating to MPEAYIIDACRSPRGTGKPGKGALSHIHPQRLLAQVFEGIEARNGLNTADIDDCVVACSAQISRQGSCIGRMAALDAGWDTNASAVTLDRFCGSGITSVNLGAMGVMSGMQDLVVAGGVEMMSYTQTAPRSEDKNKTVDGANLHLRGLHPQPHQGICADMIATLEGYGREDVDALAVTSQARADKAIKNGHFDKALIPIKNDDGSIALDHEEFPRPGTTMESLAKLPTVFDQFMGVPIDNTGETFDQLVKRAYPDLEINHVHHAGNSSGVVDGAAALILANEDYTKGQGWKPRARVVATATAGGSPTLMLNEPVPAAREVLKKAKMELSDIDLFEVNEAFSVVALKFIRDLELDPEIVNPNGGAMALGHPIGATGSILIGTALDELERQDKERALITMCTGGGMAPAIIIERA from the coding sequence ATGCCCGAGGCCTACATCATCGACGCGTGCCGCAGCCCCCGCGGCACCGGCAAGCCCGGCAAGGGCGCGCTCTCCCACATCCACCCCCAGCGCCTGCTCGCGCAGGTCTTCGAAGGCATCGAAGCCCGCAACGGCTTGAACACCGCCGACATCGACGACTGCGTCGTCGCTTGCAGCGCCCAGATCAGCCGCCAGGGCTCGTGCATCGGCCGCATGGCCGCCCTCGACGCGGGCTGGGACACGAACGCCTCCGCGGTGACCCTGGATCGCTTCTGCGGTTCGGGGATCACGAGCGTCAACCTGGGCGCGATGGGCGTCATGAGCGGGATGCAGGACCTCGTCGTCGCCGGCGGCGTCGAGATGATGTCCTACACGCAGACCGCGCCGCGCAGCGAGGACAAGAACAAGACCGTCGACGGCGCGAACCTCCACCTGCGTGGGCTGCATCCCCAGCCCCATCAGGGCATCTGCGCCGACATGATCGCGACCCTCGAGGGCTATGGCCGCGAAGACGTCGACGCCCTGGCCGTCACGAGCCAGGCGCGCGCGGACAAGGCGATCAAGAACGGCCACTTCGACAAGGCGCTGATCCCGATCAAGAACGACGACGGGTCGATCGCCCTCGATCACGAGGAGTTCCCGCGGCCGGGCACGACGATGGAGAGCCTGGCGAAGCTGCCGACGGTCTTCGATCAGTTCATGGGCGTCCCGATCGACAACACCGGCGAGACCTTCGACCAGCTCGTGAAGCGCGCCTACCCGGACCTCGAGATCAACCACGTGCATCACGCGGGCAACAGTTCGGGGGTCGTCGACGGCGCCGCCGCGCTGATCCTCGCCAACGAGGACTACACGAAGGGCCAGGGCTGGAAGCCCCGCGCGCGCGTCGTGGCGACGGCCACCGCCGGCGGATCGCCGACGCTGATGCTGAACGAGCCGGTTCCGGCGGCCAGGGAGGTCCTCAAGAAGGCGAAGATGGAGCTCTCGGACATCGACCTCTTCGAGGTCAACGAGGCGTTCTCCGTCGTCGCGCTCAAGTTCATCCGGGACCTCGAGCTCGACCCCGAGATCGTGAACCCGAACGGCGGCGCGATGGCCCTCGGCCATCCGATCGGCGCGACGGGCTCGATCCTGATCGGCACGGCCCTCGACGAACTCGAGCGCCAGGACAAGGAGCGCGCGCTCATCACGATGTGCACCGGCGGCGGCATGGCCCCGGCCATCATCATCGAACGCGCATAA
- a CDS encoding enoyl-CoA hydratase/isomerase family protein, protein MTQRDFGTFGDVHLTVDDDYVALAEIRRPPDNFFDHALIASLCDAFEAADADDACRAIVLASEGRHFCAGANFSSKTPATEGPEGRHLYDEAVRLFATRTPVVAAIQGAAIGGGLGLALMPDFRIACAEARFSANFARLGFHHGFGLSVTLPRLVGPQAAAELLYTGRRVKGEEAFALGICDRLVPRAALREEATALAREIAISAPLAVDSIRQTLRGALPAAIREATDREKAEQDRLQKTEDWREGVKAMGERRTPDFKGR, encoded by the coding sequence ATGACCCAGCGAGACTTCGGGACCTTCGGCGACGTCCACTTGACGGTCGACGACGACTACGTCGCCCTCGCGGAGATCCGGCGCCCGCCGGACAACTTCTTCGACCATGCACTGATCGCGAGTCTCTGCGATGCCTTCGAGGCAGCGGACGCGGACGATGCCTGCCGCGCGATCGTGCTCGCTTCGGAGGGTCGGCATTTCTGTGCCGGCGCCAACTTCTCTTCGAAGACCCCCGCGACCGAGGGACCCGAAGGGCGCCATCTCTACGACGAGGCGGTCCGGCTCTTCGCGACGCGGACGCCGGTCGTCGCCGCGATCCAGGGCGCCGCGATCGGCGGCGGACTCGGTCTCGCGCTCATGCCCGACTTCCGGATCGCCTGCGCGGAGGCCCGCTTCTCCGCGAACTTCGCGCGTCTCGGCTTCCATCACGGCTTCGGTCTGTCGGTCACCCTGCCCCGTCTCGTCGGGCCGCAGGCCGCGGCGGAGCTCCTCTACACCGGTCGGCGCGTGAAGGGCGAGGAGGCGTTCGCGTTGGGAATCTGCGACCGACTCGTTCCGCGGGCCGCCCTTCGCGAGGAAGCGACCGCGCTCGCGCGAGAGATCGCGATCTCGGCGCCGCTGGCGGTCGACTCGATCCGGCAGACCCTTCGCGGTGCGCTGCCCGCGGCGATCCGAGAGGCCACCGACCGTGAGAAGGCGGAACAGGATCGCCTGCAGAAGACCGAGGACTGGCGCGAAGGCGTGAAGGCCATGGGGGAGCGGCGCACGCCCGACTTCAAGGGCCGCTGA
- a CDS encoding acyl-CoA dehydrogenase family protein — protein MIDYRVSPETQARLAEAAEIGRKELRPAGLEADGRGAPIPPDDAFFERCLARGEGGTVWAGPDGKRATGPRRSVVERLLLSEELAYWDRGVIIAMPGPGLPENNVLSMGTDEQKERFLGPFLARDRPRWACFGMTEPGAGSDAAAIRTTARKDGDGWILNGAKCFIGGASRSDWILVQATLDPTKGRGAQRAFFVEAGTPGLGGFKIEKKMGLKAYESTSFTLDDCRVPAENLLGGEARYESSAGFKTAMRTFNAGRPQIAANAVGMARAALDESIRFARENDLLGRDRVRDRIEAISRKVRKARLVCLKAGWLADEERPNIIEASMSKALAAQMAQEATTLGLELVGLVGARGDHLIEKLYRDVKAMDIVEGTGQVQRMIIARTLVGLPR, from the coding sequence GTGATCGACTACCGCGTCTCTCCCGAAACCCAGGCCCGACTCGCGGAGGCCGCCGAGATCGGGCGCAAGGAGCTCCGTCCGGCGGGCCTCGAAGCGGACGGGCGCGGCGCGCCGATCCCGCCGGACGATGCCTTCTTCGAACGCTGCCTCGCCCGCGGCGAGGGCGGGACGGTCTGGGCGGGCCCGGATGGAAAGCGCGCGACGGGGCCGCGTCGTTCCGTCGTCGAGCGCCTGCTGCTCTCGGAGGAGCTCGCCTACTGGGACCGCGGCGTGATCATCGCGATGCCCGGACCGGGCCTGCCCGAGAACAACGTCCTCTCGATGGGCACGGACGAACAAAAGGAACGATTCCTCGGGCCCTTCCTCGCGCGCGACCGGCCGCGCTGGGCCTGCTTCGGGATGACCGAGCCCGGCGCCGGCTCCGACGCCGCCGCGATCCGGACGACGGCGCGCAAGGACGGCGACGGCTGGATCCTGAACGGGGCCAAGTGCTTCATCGGCGGCGCCAGCCGCTCCGACTGGATCCTCGTGCAGGCGACGCTCGACCCGACGAAAGGAAGAGGAGCCCAGCGCGCCTTCTTCGTCGAGGCGGGGACGCCCGGGCTCGGCGGCTTCAAGATCGAGAAGAAGATGGGGCTCAAGGCGTACGAGTCGACCTCCTTCACCCTCGACGACTGTCGCGTGCCCGCGGAGAACCTGCTGGGCGGCGAAGCGCGCTACGAGAGCAGCGCGGGCTTCAAGACCGCCATGCGGACCTTCAACGCGGGCCGTCCCCAGATCGCCGCGAACGCCGTCGGCATGGCGCGGGCCGCCCTCGACGAGTCGATCCGCTTCGCCCGGGAGAACGACCTCCTCGGCCGCGATCGCGTGCGTGACCGGATCGAGGCGATCTCGCGCAAGGTCCGCAAAGCACGGCTCGTCTGTCTGAAGGCCGGCTGGCTGGCCGACGAAGAGCGTCCGAACATCATCGAGGCCTCGATGTCGAAGGCCCTGGCCGCGCAGATGGCGCAGGAAGCGACGACCCTCGGCCTCGAGCTGGTCGGCCTCGTGGGCGCCCGCGGCGACCACCTGATCGAGAAGCTCTACCGTGACGTGAAAGCGATGGACATCGTCGAGGGCACCGGCCAGGTCCAGCGCATGATCATCGCGCGGACCCTGGTCGGGCTGCCGCGGTAG
- a CDS encoding acyl-CoA dehydrogenase family protein encodes MFDLEPDDELALVLETARRLARDELVPPMRTHEAERSISKALSASWDEVGLSTLDVPIELDGAGMGCLARVHLNEALAEGDVGAAIALDPYGPALVALLETGGTDAARTLVEATDGGTRRALYVDARDAVVREDGNRLTLDVAWVAAEDAAALVLVDDAGARLVAEGLSFDPVRGAGLRAAGGARLRLEGAPIAHRFENPDGAARARARARLHTASLLLGILSATCSFSADYAQERQAFGRPIAHHQALAFLITDMRIALDAARLVVHEAAWRVDQGLPCETEAASAWAECIEIARTLGPNGVQILGGHGFMADYPVEKHMREARALSLLHGGFDAAIEDAGRALVATASPLALGQEGAL; translated from the coding sequence TTGTTCGATCTCGAACCCGACGACGAGCTCGCGCTCGTCCTGGAGACCGCGCGGCGCCTCGCCCGCGATGAGCTCGTCCCGCCCATGCGGACCCACGAAGCCGAGCGATCGATCTCGAAGGCGCTCTCGGCGAGCTGGGACGAGGTCGGGCTCTCCACCCTCGACGTGCCGATCGAGCTGGACGGCGCCGGGATGGGATGCCTGGCCCGCGTCCACCTGAACGAGGCGCTCGCGGAGGGCGACGTCGGCGCGGCGATCGCCCTCGATCCCTACGGACCGGCCCTCGTGGCCCTGCTCGAGACGGGCGGGACCGATGCGGCGCGGACGCTCGTCGAAGCGACGGACGGAGGGACGCGCCGGGCGCTCTACGTCGACGCGCGGGACGCCGTCGTGCGCGAGGACGGGAACCGACTGACCCTCGACGTCGCGTGGGTCGCGGCCGAGGACGCGGCGGCGCTCGTGCTGGTCGACGACGCCGGCGCCCGACTCGTGGCCGAAGGACTCTCGTTCGATCCGGTTCGAGGCGCCGGACTTCGCGCGGCGGGCGGCGCGCGGCTGCGACTCGAAGGCGCTCCGATCGCCCACCGCTTCGAGAACCCCGACGGCGCAGCCCGCGCGCGAGCACGCGCCCGCCTCCATACGGCCTCGCTCCTGCTCGGCATCCTCTCCGCCACCTGCTCCTTCTCCGCAGACTACGCGCAGGAACGCCAGGCCTTCGGACGCCCGATCGCCCACCACCAGGCCCTCGCCTTCCTGATCACCGACATGCGGATCGCCCTCGACGCCGCGCGCCTCGTCGTCCACGAGGCCGCCTGGCGCGTCGACCAGGGCCTCCCGTGCGAGACCGAAGCCGCCTCCGCCTGGGCCGAGTGCATCGAGATCGCCCGCACCCTCGGCCCCAACGGCGTCCAGATCCTGGGCGGCCACGGCTTCATGGCCGACTACCCCGTCGAGAAGCACATGCGCGAAGCGCGCGCGCTCTCGCTCCTCCACGGCGGCTTCGACGCCGCGATCGAGGACGCCGGACGCGCGCTGGTCGCGACGGCGTCGCCGCTCGCGCTCGGCCAGGAAGGCGCGCTGTGA